The genomic DNA ATAGCTAGATTCGATACTATATCTTCCATAAAGATTTCCATGACATCGCACAAAAGAAGCAGCGATCCGGGATGGCGATCCAGCATCTTCAGCAAGACGCCCGCCAGCGCGGGATTGCAATATTCGAGAGTGATGAGCCAGCGTGTGGTGCGGTCGACGAGGGCGGCGTTGGAGGGAACAGGCTGCATGTTGTTTCTCCGATACCTAATGTTAATAGTTTGTTTTTTTAGATACGACAATGTTGATAATTTACGACAAATTTTAGGATTGTGCAAGGGCGTGGGAAGCGCTGCACCAAATGCCCATGACCGGCCGCGCATAACCACGCATGATTGCTTTATAGTCAAACAGTTTTATAATTTTATCTAAATCAACAGGTTGTTTTTTTAATCTAACAAAGTAGAAATAGATATTGCGCCTTAGCAGGTTGAGTTGAACGAGGCTTGCTCGAACGGATTGCCAACGGAATCGGTGTGGTTGACAGCTAGGGCGGGATGCTCAGCGGTGGGCCGATCAAGATAATAGCCTTGGGCAAGGTCAACGCCCAGGTCCCGCAACATGTCAAAAGTGGCGGCGTCCTCGACGCATTCCGCCACCGTGGTTTTTCGCAGACCGCGCGCCACTTCCACCATAGCCCGGATGAATACTTGATTGTCGTGGTTGTTGGGCAGATCGCGGACGAACAGGCCGTCTATTTTCAAAACTTTGACATTCAAATACTTCATATATGCGAAAGTGGAAAACCCGCTGCCGAAGTCGTCCAGACAGACGCCGCATCCTAGCTGTTGAATGGCCTCGATAAAACGTTGCGCATCCTGGACGTCGGAAACGGCGGCGGTTTCGGTGAGTTCAATGAATAGCCGCTGCGAATTCACATTATGCTCTGTGAGCAGGCGCTGGATAAACTGGGGCAAGGCCGGATCGTCAAAGGTGCGGCCCGAAATATTGACGGCGAGCGGCGGCAAGTCAGGGCGCTGGCCCAGCAGAGCAATGCTCTGCTTTAGCATCCAGCGGTCGATGTCGAGCACCTGACCGCTTTTTTCCGCCAGGCGAATGAACTGACCGGGCAGAATGGGATGATCGGGGTCATCCGGATTATGCATCCGGATCAGCACTTCCAAGTGGCTGAGGATATTGTTTTTAGTATGATAAACACCCTGGAAGTGCAGCTCGAACAATCTGTCTTCCAATGCCTGGGCGATCCGGCTATTCCAGTTCAGGCGCCGCATTATCGCCTCGGTCGAGTCGCGGCTAGGGTCGTACAACGCCCAGGAGTTCTTACCCTGATTTTTCGCTTGATACATCGCCGTATCGGCGTGGGCCACCAGTTCTTCCACGTTCTCGCCGTGCTCGGGGAAGAGGGCAATCCCCACGCTGGCCGTCAGGCGCAGGTTGGTCCCGCGGAAACGAAACGGTATCGCGGAGATCATATCCACGATGCGCGTGGGCAATGCGCCAACCTCATGTCCAGTTCCGACGTTGCTGAGAATGGCGAACTCGTCGCCGCCAAGCCGCGCGAAGATTTCCGTGGCGCGCACCTGGGTGGTGATTTCACCGGCTGTGCGCACCAGCGCCATATCACCGGCTCGATGGCCGAAAGTGTCGTTGATAGCCTTGAATTCATCCAGATCGAAGTAGATCACCGCGAACTGATCGCCCGTTCGCAATGCGGTGGCGATTTTCTGTTCCAGATGTTTTTGGAAACTGTGCCGGTTACACAGACCGGTTAGCGGGTCGCGCTCGGCCAGATATAGCAGTTGCTGGGCGGTCTGGCGTTCGTGGGTGATATCCTCGTAAAGCCACAGTCGTCCCAATAAGCGGTCTTCGCTGTCCATGACTGGATACGACATTTGAGTGAGAGTGCGCCCATCGTAGAGATCGATTTCGCAGCGCTCGCTGATTGCATGAGTGTCCAGCACCTGAAGCACGTAGCGCGAGGCGTGGTCTGGCCGCGCGAAGCGGTGAGTGGAATGTTCCAGGATCTCTCGCAGCGGATGCCCGACCAAATCCAGGGTTTCGTCGATGGCCCACATCCTCAGGAAGGCCGGGTTGAGATATTCCGCCCGTTGTTGATTGTCTTCGAACAAAATGCCAACGTTCATCGCCGCCAGCAAAGCCCGTAACCGGCCCTGTTCGCGCTTGGTCACCGCCAGCAATTCCCGCTGCCGCTGCTCGGCGATCCGCAGTTCCTCAACGGTTTTCGCCAGCAAGGTTTCGGCTTGCTTGCGCTGAGTGATGTCGGTATTGGTCCCGATGATCCGTAGTGGTTCGCCTTGATCGTTCCACTGGACAATGCTGCCGAGGGAAAGGATCCAAATCCAGTCGCCGGTCTTGGCGCGCTGGCGAAATTCCGTCCGGTAGTCGGGAGTTTCCCCGGCGACATAACGCTGATAAGTCTCGGCCACCGGCTGGCGATCGTCCGGGTGCAGCCGCTCGATCCATGCCGCGCGCGTCTCATGGAACTCTTTGGGTTCATAACCGAGCATTCGGGCGTACTCGGGGCTAACGACGGCCACGCCGGTCCGCACGTCCAGATCGTAAAGACCTTGGTTGGCCCCCTCCAGCGCCAGCCGTAAACGTTCCTCGTTTTCGCGCAACGCGGTTTCGGCTCGCTTGCGTTCGCCGATTTCCTGCTCGAGTGTCGCGTTAGCCGCGGCCAGCGCCTGATTGCGCTCGACCTCGATCTCGGCCTGGCGGTGTAATTGCCGATGAGCGTTGCCCAGCTGTTCCAGCATCCGGTTGAAAACGCGCCCAAGTTGCTCGACTTCGAGCGCTCCGCGGAAAGTGAATCGGTGTTCCAGCGAGCCGCTCCTAATGATCGACTGGGCGACGGATTCCAACTCGCGCAGAGGCCGGGTCAGATAATGAGCGCCCGCCCGGGCGAGAGGAAAAACCGTCAACACCATGCCGATCCCGATGACGGCATAGAGCAGAAGCAGTCGGTTCAAAGATCTGGCCAGGGCGCTTCGATCGGTCGACACTTCCACAGCAATCCACAGGGGTTGCAGCTTAGTCGGCAGAGTAAGCATTTCCGTATGCGCCAGACGGTCGGGACCCTGAAGAGCGCCGGATAGCGCTACGGTCGGCGACGCGGCCACCCCTGGCTTCGGGTAGACCAGCCGCATGGTGGTGCGCTCATCGCCTGGACCTGGTAGGGTGGATTGGATGTTGGCGAGCATGACCTTGTAGAGCAAGGCTCCCTCGGGGGAGAGCGTGCGGGAATAAAAGATCGGTTCGGCCACGAGCAAATAATCGCCCGCAGCGTCGGTCCCGATCGCTGCATAAGGCTTGCCGGTCTCCAGCACCCGGCCCCGCCAGTCGTGGGCTTCGAGGGACAATTCGCGGTTTCCGGCGACGGGCTGGCCCTCGAAATCCGTCATCAGCAGGGTCACGGGCACGTCATTGACGCGGGAAAAGTCCTTGAGGAAGGGCGTCAGCGCGGTTTGGCGCGTCAGGCTGTCCATCAGCGAGTTCAGGATCAGTGCGTTTTCGGGCAGTGTTCCCAGGGTAGATGTGATGGAGTGCAAGGTGTTGCCAACCTGCTGAGCATACAAGATAGCCTGATTCTCCAGGGCGGTGTTCTGGTTGTCGATCAATTGCTTCCGGGTGACGGTATAGGATAGGCCGCCAACCGTCAGGATGAAGCTAAGCGTCAGGACCGTCGCCGCGAGCGCGATGCGTGTGGATAAGCGGATCCTGGAAAGCACGGATCCGCTATCAGCGCCGGAAGGAGAAGCCGACTCCCCTGGGTTGGCAGCGCACATGATTCAATCTCCCGGCGACACGGGCACAATAGCGCCATTGAGGCGGTAGGTCGCCATGAACACATCTTCGGCGCCGAGCGCGTCGTGGTTGTCCGGAGTAAAGGGCTGCTCGAAATACTTGACCAGCCCACGGTATTGGGTCACTCGCTCCAGGGCGTCGCGCACCGCTTGCCGGTCCGTAGTTCCGGCCAGGTCGATGGCGCGCGCCGCCAGATGGGTTAAATCGTAGGCGTGGCCGACCCCGACGGGCGATTCGATCTGTTCGATGCGAGACAGGCCGAACAGCCGGTCGCTCACCGCCAGCACCCGTTGCGCCATCTCCGGTTCCGCCTTGTAGAAGCTGAAGGTCTGCACCACTGAGAAATCCAGCTTGGCCAGATCTTCTCCCACCAGATTGACAAAATTCCCACCCGTGACTCCCCAGTGACTGACGATCGGCAGTCGCTGTTCCGGAGGCAAGGCGGCCATCTCGCGGCAGAGAATCACCGCCTCGCTGTCGTTGGCCACGAACACGATGGCTTGCGCCCCGCTCGAACGCAGCGCCTGGTACTTGTCAATCATGGTCTGGTCGCCCCACTGATACCACTCGATTCCCACCATGTGCGGTTCGGGCGTCTCAAGGAAGTATTTTTTGGCGGAAACCAAGTTGCTTCTGCCCCAGGAGGTGTTGGGCAGGAGCAGGCCAACTCGCTCGGCGCCTTTGCTGAGCGTATGCTTCAGCATCGCCGGCATCGCCAGTCCATCCCGCAACGAAAGGCGAAACATATAATTGGGCTTTCTGCCGTTGCGCGTGATGGCGTCCGCCGCCGCCCACGGGTCGAGAACGATCATTTTCAGTTCATGCGCCAGATCGACATACTCCAGCACGACCGGACTGAAGCGGCCGACGAACATCGCCACCAGGTCAGGCATCTTGGCGAATTCCTTCAGGTTTTTCACGCCGCGCGCCGTAACCGCGCGGTTGTCCTTGGAGATGAGCCGCAAGGGGCGGCCACCCAAGACGCCGCCCGCACGGTTAATTTCGTCGATGGCGATTAGAATGCCGCGCTCGATGGCTTGAGCAGAGGTGCTCTGCTCGACGCCGAATTCGCCGTCGAACCCTAAGTAAATCGGCTTGACTTCTTCGGCGCACAGGGTTGATGAAAGGAGGAGAACCATGTAGAAGAACAATGTTTGGAAACGAAACATAAGCGGCCCTCGAGCTGAGAGAACAAACGGGATGTGTAACTCAATATGGTCAACATGCGGAGTTATCAACAGTCATTTCAATCGGTCTTGACATCCCCGATGCTGAGAGTAGGGAACTACCGTATATTCATGCTGTTCATGATAATCTAACTTGAAATCATGCGAGTATTCTTTGGTTTCCATGATAAGTTTAAGAAAAACTAAGGAAACATTTTATTAATTAATATGAGGATATCTAAAAATAGTTCGACTGTAAATTCTCAGTATTGGAAAGTTAAGTATGAGATGCCGTGGTCTTGTTATACGTCGAGCCTTCGCCGGTTACTGACCGAAGACACTATTGTCATTCTCAGCCTGGCGGTCGATGCGATCTCCATCGGGGAGTGGAAGGAACTGTATGGGACGCTGAATTCTGTGGAATACGACCGCGTCCAATCCTTTCACTTCGATTTAGACCGGCGAGCCTACACAGCCGCGCACGCCCTACTCCGCCATTCGTTAAGCGCGGTGATTCAAGCCGACCCCGCTGACTGGCGTTTCGCCACGGGCGCGTTCGGCAAACCGCATCTTGCTGATCCGCCGCCAGGCTGCGACTTACGTTTTAATCTTTCGCATTCCAGAAGCCGCGTTGCGGTCGCTTTGGCGCTGGGCGCTGAAGTCGGCGTGGACGTGGAGGCTCTCGACCGCGCGACCCCGCTTGATCCGGGAATCGCTGACGCCTGTTTTGCCCCGGATGAAGCTGTGGCGCTGCGCGCTATCGAGACTGAAACCCTTCGGCGCGAGCGATTTCTGCGGCTATGGACGCTCAAGGAAGCGTGTATCAAGGCAACTGGTCACGGTTTGTCACAGCCCCTTAATGCATTCAGTATCGATCCTGACCGGTTGTGGATCAGCTCACCGTCCCTTCAAATCGACCGCTGGCGTCTTGCTCAGTGGTGCATCGGAGCGCATCAGTTAGCGGTAGCGGTTGTTTGGCCGCATTTAACGCCGCCATGCTTCATTCACCAGATTCTCGCAAAATAACCACTGACGCTCCGTAAGCTTTTAGCGTAGGCATTCACCTCCCCCCTTTGAAAAAGGGGGGTCGGGGGGGGATTGCGCACGGGCGCTGGGGCCAGAATCCCCCCTAGCCCCCCTTTGCCAAAGGGGGGAACTGAACGGTTACCTTTTAGCAAGTCCTTCAGTATTCAGGATTCCGCCACGGCATGGCGTAATCGCTCTATCGCGCGCCTGCTCAGCAATCCAGCTTCATCTGCCCGGCTCCAGGCAGCCGGCCAAGTGAACAGCCAGGTCAACCGGCCAGCAACCGTCACGGTTGAAATCACTGGCCCCCCGACCATCACTGTACCAGCGCTGATGGCTGACTGGAGCTGTAACGGGCCGTAATGCGGCTCCAGGGAAATCAGTCCGGGATTGGTCAGAGTCGCCACCAACTCCGGGCCGGTTTCCAATCGCCCGCCGGGCGCCAGCGCGCGAATCGTTTCCAGGGTCCGGTCAAAAGGTTCACCGCTTTGCATCGCGGCGGTGATCTGATGGCGCACGTTCCGCGCTAATGCCCAGAAGTCGGCGTCCGGCGTGATTCGATGCCAGGTCAGCAGCCGGGACAGGCATAAGCCCACCTCATCGCCAAAAGGCGGCGCGACGCTTTGACGCAAACTGACGCTGTGCGTGCAGGCAACCTCCGTCGGTTCATCAACCAGCGTCAGCAAAACCGTGGCGCTCAACGCCCCATGCACCGTCGTTTGTTCCGCGCGACAACGGGCGATCAGTTTAGCCGTGGTCTCCGGTGCCAGCGCATCGGCGATCACCCGAGTTTCGCCCACGAACGGCAACCGCTCAGCAAGGTCGTCCCAGTCAATGGCGGCCAATCGCTCACCGGTCTGACGACTCCACCAGCCATCTCGCAGCGTCGCGCTATCGGCAGCGCCGAATGCCTCTGCTGGAATCAGTTCCTCAAACGCGGGCATGGGCAGGCGCGGCGCGATTTCGTCACCCGCCAACAGGGTCAGGAGATCGCGCAACAGAATGAAAACGCCCAGAGCGTCGGCGGCGGCGTGGCTGACACACAGGATTAGATCCACGGCGTCAGCGCCCCGCAAGAGAGTCAATCGCAGCAATGGCCCCTCAGCCACCGGCAAACGGCGATTGAGTTCCTGTTCCAATACCCGTCGCCAATGGTCATCGTCAGTCCGCGTCTGGATTTCGAGAAGCGTCGAGGGTATTGGAGCGGTAATAAATCGGGGCCTTCCGTGAGTTTCAATCCGCAGGGCCAGGAGAGGATGAGCGGATTGTAAGCGGGCTGCCGCATGATGCAGCGCGGCGGCCTCCAAGCATCCGGTCATTCGCGCCGCCACGACCACGTTAAAGGGGGTGCGCCGGTCGAATAACCAGAGTTTTAATTCTTCTGGACCTAACAGTCTTTTCATCGAATTTTTCAGAACGGGAAGGGCTTTATTCACCCGATCTTAATAAAACCACTACCGATGCTCAGTAAGGTTTAGTTAATGTCTTAATAATCTTGCGCAGATAGCCGATAATCACCACCGCAAAAAACAGCATGATAATCCAATCATCATAGTTAAAGACATTGCGGAATCCTTCGGCGAAATTGTTCAGTAACGGATAGGTGGTAATCAACTTATCCGAATGGTAAAGATAAAGAAAAGTGTAAAGGCCAAACAAACTTACTAAAACCAGCACCATTCGCACCATGCTAAACACTGCCGTACCGAAATGGGCCAATCGTTCGGATTTATTGATCAATGCGGTCATATTAATCGCCTGCCAGCGCAGCATTGGGCTAATGACGTTGTCATATTCCTCAATGGTGGTCGATAAGTTCTTAATGCCGCGCATCATATTTGGAATTATTTTGCGAATGTTGCTGCGTCGTTCCGCAGCTTCGCGGAAATAAATCTGGAACAGCCGCATGTGATTCGCCTTGGGCATCAGAAAGCTTAAGGAAGCATCCAGCGTTGACCACGTTCGGCTGATGCGCATAAAAGCCCAGGTGAGCTGTACCTGATATTTGAACATGATGCGTCCGGAGTCGCTGCCCGCTGACGCGAGAGACCGTTCATGATAATCCAGCCCATGCAGATGCGTTCGCCCTTCCCAATAGCGGTAGGAACGCACCAGTTCAGCGCGTAATGCGTTTAATTGCGACGCCGCGGGCGGATTGATAGCCAGGCGCAGGGTGTAATCCGCGGCCTTCACATAATCATTTTCAGCCAGTGCGCGGAGACTGGAAACATAATTGCTGAGAAAGCTTTTTTCAGATCGGCCAATCGTGCCAAAATCAATCAGCGCAAATCGGCTGTCGCGCAGCAATAAAATATTGCCCGGATGAATGTCGGCATGGAACAAATTATCTTCGAACAATTGGCGCATGGCGGTCAGAAACAACCGGCGTCCGACCTTGCGCGGATTCACTTCGTTTGCATGGCACCAGCGGATCAAGCGTTGCGGATTGATTTGTCCGATGTGGATAAAATCCGACATTAGTACGCCCGCTACATACTCGGTGACCAATACCCGGCTTGTTGAATAATCAAGAAAAACCCGGGGAGCATAAATATCATGCCCGCGCAAAACCTTACGCATCCGCTGGGTATTGGAGGCTTCGTAGCGGAGATCCAACTCCTCCTGCACCATCTGCTCCAGTTCCCAGTAGGCGTCACGCCAGCGGATATGCGGCGCGACATTGAAGAATTCGAGCATGCGGATCAGCCGTCCGATATTCCGCAAATCCCGCATAAAGGAAATGTCGGCGTTCGGTCGGCAAACCTTGACCGCCACCTGGATATGGGGGTCGCGCAGCATGGCCAGATGCACCTGGCTGACCGACGCAGCCGCCAGCGGCAACTCCTCGAAGCTTTCAAAAATCAGCCCTAAATCCTCGCCCAGTTCAGCATGAAGCGTCTCGTAAACCCACCGGGTTGGAAAACCCTGCGCCCGGTATTGCAGTTTTGACAATTCACGGCAGATCGCTTCGGAAAAAATATCGGTGCGCAACGATAAAAGCTGTCCGAGCTTGATCCATAAACCGCCCAGACTTTCAAACACCCGGCGCAGACGCACCGCCGACGCATCCTTATCATAACGACGAATCAGACGCAGCCACCATCTGATCAAGAGGAAATGCGCAAAGCGGCTCAGCACCCGCAGCGAGGCAAAACGCGGTTCCTTCGGCAGTTCGACGATCTCAACCGTTGGGCGCTCTTCTTTCCAAAGTAGCGGGGTCGGTATCCATTCTTCATCTAACATCGAGGTCTCTGATCATTAGTCTTGTCAAGGTTTCCGCCAAATGATCAATATGGGGCGGGTTCATCATCTGCAGGTGATCGCCGGAAATCTCCAGCACTTGTATGGGATGCTCACAGAGCGTAGTCCAGCCCAGGGCGGGATCGGCCAGCGATTCGCCGCTTTCATGCTCCAGGAACTCCTCGGGAAATCCGCCCTCGCTCCGCACCAGGGTCAAAACACCCATATAGCGTTGCGGTTGATAGTCGGCCATCGCCTTGAAATTGGTCTTGAACACCCGCAATATCCCGTCTATGGATACGCCATCGGCGATCAGTCGCCGCTCCCGGAGTCGTTCCATCACCCGCTCCAACCGTTCTCGAAGCGGACGCTCACACAATGCCGCATAGGATTCAAGATGCGGCTCATACAAAGCGTAAAGCGCGCGAACGATGGAATCCAGGGCGATGTCGTCGATCTGGAAGGCTTCCAGACGGGAGCGCACCACAACGGTGTCGAGCAGAACCAGCAAACCCACCCTCTCGCCCGCTTGCATTAACTGTCGGGCCATCTCGTAAGCGACATAACCACCGTAGGAGTGGCCCACAATCTGGTAGGGACCCTGTGGTTGAGTGTGGCGCACTGAACGCAGATAGTAAGCGGCCTGATCCTCGATGCGCTCCAGCGGCAACCCGCCGTCCAGACCGGGCGCCTGGAAGGTGTAAAGTCCTCTTGCAGGCCCAAGACGCTCGGCCAGCGCGTTCAGATAATAGGGCGCAGCCAGAACCCCAGGCACGATGAACAGC from Gammaproteobacteria bacterium includes the following:
- a CDS encoding EAL domain-containing protein, which codes for MLSRIRLSTRIALAATVLTLSFILTVGGLSYTVTRKQLIDNQNTALENQAILYAQQVGNTLHSITSTLGTLPENALILNSLMDSLTRQTALTPFLKDFSRVNDVPVTLLMTDFEGQPVAGNRELSLEAHDWRGRVLETGKPYAAIGTDAAGDYLLVAEPIFYSRTLSPEGALLYKVMLANIQSTLPGPGDERTTMRLVYPKPGVAASPTVALSGALQGPDRLAHTEMLTLPTKLQPLWIAVEVSTDRSALARSLNRLLLLYAVIGIGMVLTVFPLARAGAHYLTRPLRELESVAQSIIRSGSLEHRFTFRGALEVEQLGRVFNRMLEQLGNAHRQLHRQAEIEVERNQALAAANATLEQEIGERKRAETALRENEERLRLALEGANQGLYDLDVRTGVAVVSPEYARMLGYEPKEFHETRAAWIERLHPDDRQPVAETYQRYVAGETPDYRTEFRQRAKTGDWIWILSLGSIVQWNDQGEPLRIIGTNTDITQRKQAETLLAKTVEELRIAEQRQRELLAVTKREQGRLRALLAAMNVGILFEDNQQRAEYLNPAFLRMWAIDETLDLVGHPLREILEHSTHRFARPDHASRYVLQVLDTHAISERCEIDLYDGRTLTQMSYPVMDSEDRLLGRLWLYEDITHERQTAQQLLYLAERDPLTGLCNRHSFQKHLEQKIATALRTGDQFAVIYFDLDEFKAINDTFGHRAGDMALVRTAGEITTQVRATEIFARLGGDEFAILSNVGTGHEVGALPTRIVDMISAIPFRFRGTNLRLTASVGIALFPEHGENVEELVAHADTAMYQAKNQGKNSWALYDPSRDSTEAIMRRLNWNSRIAQALEDRLFELHFQGVYHTKNNILSHLEVLIRMHNPDDPDHPILPGQFIRLAEKSGQVLDIDRWMLKQSIALLGQRPDLPPLAVNISGRTFDDPALPQFIQRLLTEHNVNSQRLFIELTETAAVSDVQDAQRFIEAIQQLGCGVCLDDFGSGFSTFAYMKYLNVKVLKIDGLFVRDLPNNHDNQVFIRAMVEVARGLRKTTVAECVEDAATFDMLRDLGVDLAQGYYLDRPTAEHPALAVNHTDSVGNPFEQASFNSTC
- a CDS encoding ABC transporter substrate-binding protein, encoding MYLGFDGEFGVEQSTSAQAIERGILIAIDEINRAGGVLGGRPLRLISKDNRAVTARGVKNLKEFAKMPDLVAMFVGRFSPVVLEYVDLAHELKMIVLDPWAAADAITRNGRKPNYMFRLSLRDGLAMPAMLKHTLSKGAERVGLLLPNTSWGRSNLVSAKKYFLETPEPHMVGIEWYQWGDQTMIDKYQALRSSGAQAIVFVANDSEAVILCREMAALPPEQRLPIVSHWGVTGGNFVNLVGEDLAKLDFSVVQTFSFYKAEPEMAQRVLAVSDRLFGLSRIEQIESPVGVGHAYDLTHLAARAIDLAGTTDRQAVRDALERVTQYRGLVKYFEQPFTPDNHDALGAEDVFMATYRLNGAIVPVSPGD
- a CDS encoding 4'-phosphopantetheinyl transferase superfamily protein: MPWSCYTSSLRRLLTEDTIVILSLAVDAISIGEWKELYGTLNSVEYDRVQSFHFDLDRRAYTAAHALLRHSLSAVIQADPADWRFATGAFGKPHLADPPPGCDLRFNLSHSRSRVAVALALGAEVGVDVEALDRATPLDPGIADACFAPDEAVALRAIETETLRRERFLRLWTLKEACIKATGHGLSQPLNAFSIDPDRLWISSPSLQIDRWRLAQWCIGAHQLAVAVVWPHLTPPCFIHQILAK
- a CDS encoding AarF/ABC1/UbiB kinase family protein, which encodes MLDEEWIPTPLLWKEERPTVEIVELPKEPRFASLRVLSRFAHFLLIRWWLRLIRRYDKDASAVRLRRVFESLGGLWIKLGQLLSLRTDIFSEAICRELSKLQYRAQGFPTRWVYETLHAELGEDLGLIFESFEELPLAAASVSQVHLAMLRDPHIQVAVKVCRPNADISFMRDLRNIGRLIRMLEFFNVAPHIRWRDAYWELEQMVQEELDLRYEASNTQRMRKVLRGHDIYAPRVFLDYSTSRVLVTEYVAGVLMSDFIHIGQINPQRLIRWCHANEVNPRKVGRRLFLTAMRQLFEDNLFHADIHPGNILLLRDSRFALIDFGTIGRSEKSFLSNYVSSLRALAENDYVKAADYTLRLAINPPAASQLNALRAELVRSYRYWEGRTHLHGLDYHERSLASAGSDSGRIMFKYQVQLTWAFMRISRTWSTLDASLSFLMPKANHMRLFQIYFREAAERRSNIRKIIPNMMRGIKNLSTTIEEYDNVISPMLRWQAINMTALINKSERLAHFGTAVFSMVRMVLVLVSLFGLYTFLYLYHSDKLITTYPLLNNFAEGFRNVFNYDDWIIMLFFAVVIIGYLRKIIKTLTKPY